A stretch of DNA from Mucilaginibacter daejeonensis:
CGCGATAACCGCCGCATACTCGCCGACCATACCGCTGGCAAAAGCGTGTTGGATTGCTTTTGCTATACCGGTGGCTTCACGCTTAACAGTTTGAAAAAAGGTGCCGCATCAGTAACCAGTGTGGATAGCTCCGAACTGGCTATCGAGACCTTACGCAAGAATATCGAATTGAACGGACTGGACGCTGCTAAGCATACCGCCATCAAATCGGACGTGAACAAGCAGCTGCGTAAATTCAAAGAAGACGGACAGACCTTTGATGTGATCATACTTGACCCACCTAAATACGCACCATCGCGGTCGGCACTTGACCGCGCCTCACGTGCTTATAAAGACCTTAACCGTATAGCTATGCTGCTGCTCAATAAAGGTGGACTGCTGGCCACCTACTCCTGCTCGGGCGCTATGGACCTCGAGAACTTTAAGCAGGTACTGGCATGGGCCGCACTTGACGCCGGTAAACAAGTACAGTTCATCTACCAGTTCTGCCAACCCGAAGACCATCCGGTCAGATCATCGTTCCCCGAGGGAGAATACTTGAAGGGGCTTTTGTGCAGGGTTTATTAGAAGTAGAAATTTGATCAGGGTTCCCTCCCCCGGGAGGGCCAGGGAGGGGTATAGCCAACTAAGATTATAGTCTTTTCAGGAGTTCTCTGTCAAACCCTTTTGGAAGTTGGATATCATTGTTGTTCTTCACCATGAGCAGTATGGTGCTTTCGATCGTTCGTAGCACGTTAAACATGTCGTGCCTTACCTCCGCCTCACTAAAGCGTAAGAACGTGATGCCAAAGCTTTCGAGTCTTTGCTGCCTAACGACATCGTTCTCGTAAGTTTCCGCATTTTCGTGCGACCGTCCGTCTATTTCTATCGCGAGCATTAATTGCTTGCAGTAGAGATCGACGATATAGCGATCTATACATCGCTGACGGTCGAAGTCAAAGCCAAGCATTTTGTCACCTTTGAGTTCATTCCAAATTAGCACCTCACCTAAGGTCATGTTTTGGCGTAGTTCCTTGGCTAAGGCTTTAAGTTTGGGGTTGTATGGAATAATCTTGTTCTTCATATATCTGATAACGAACCCCTCCCCGCCATCGCGCAACCCTGCGCACCCCTCCCGAGGGAGGGGACTCTAAAACGATATATCTGCTTGTATCCTTACTTATTCCTTGACCACCCTTTTTATAGCCGTGTTACTTCCCTGTTTAACTACCAGGTAGTATACGCCATTGGTGCCAAGGTTAAAGGTCTTGCTAAAGGTAGCGGTCATCGCTTTTTCTTTCCAGATCACTTTGCCATCGGTATCAGTGAAGCTTACCTCGGCGTTCTTGGCCGGCAGGGTAAAGCTGATCGAGGTCTTACCGGTCGAGAACTGTGGAGATAGCAGCAGGTCTTGCAGGTCAAGTGTGCTTTTTTCCGAGCCGGTCATCTTCTTCATCACATCAGGAAATGCCTCTGAAACACGGTAGCGAATGTGAGTATTGATCCCGCTTTTATCAAAATGACTATAATCAAAATTTTGGCTGTTGCTCAGGCTGATGGTGCGTACCCTTATCGGCCTATCGAACAAGGCCCGGTCAGTGCCTTCGCGGCGCATATCCATATCAAACGACATACGGTTAGGCCGGTTACCGCCCCATGCCGAATCGGTCGTGAAAGTATACATACGCACACGGCTGCTGTCGGCTATGCCCGAAAGCCCTAAACCATGAGGCATCAGGCGGCCTTTGGGCCTAACGGTCTTGCTGATCTCGGCCAGGGCCTGTTGTTTCTCCGGAGCCGACATATCTTTTAAGTTCTTACCATTGAAGGTAGTGTCATTCCCTTTGATCGTGATGTTGATCTCTCTTATCTTATCGTTCTTATCTTGTGCAAAGATCAATTGTGGAATGGCCAGTGCGGCCATGATACCTACCGAGAAGATGAACTCGAACCCGGGGTCGAAGAAACGCTTTTTCATGATAACGAAGCTTTTAGGTGTACAAAGTGTAAATGTAAAAGATTTAGCTATCAGCTGTTTAGCCTGATGAGTAAAAATGTGTTAAAATTTGTTAAATGGACCTGAGCGCATGCTAATTCGGTTAATTTTGTTGAACGATGAAAAAAAGAAGTATAGCCTTGATCATGGGCCTGATGGGTTTTGCCTTATTAGGGGTGGTGGCCATGCAATATTTTTTTCTTCGCCAATCGTTCAAGCAACAAAGTGAACTGTTCGACCGGGATGTGAACGATGTGCTTACCACCGTGCGCACCAAGATGGAGAGGCAAGACGCCAACCGCTTTGTGAAAAGCAGGGTCGATAGCGTAAGCGTGAACAAGACCACCGTGACCACCTCCAGCAGTACGGCCGAAAAACTTTTTGGCCCGACGGCCGAGGCCGCCCGCGAAAAACAACAACACGACCGCCGCATTTCCTTGCTGCGCGATAGCCTGCAGCGCTTACTGGTACGCTCACGCCTTGACGATGAATTGTACGGCCAGCCACAGGAAGATATGGTGAACGTACGCATGCGCGTGGTGGAGGTGACCGACGAGAATGGTTATGTTTACCAGCGTCAGTTACCACCAGAGATCACCGCCATCAAAAAAAGCCGCAAGCTTCATAAATACGACACCGCATATTATCAATACAGCGACCCTCAGTTAGGGCGCCAGATCGTGGCCGTGCCGCAGATCAACCCGTTATGGCAGCGCGAGCAGAACCGTAAGGCTAAAGAACGCCGCATTGCCCAGATCAGGCAATTACTTAAGGATGATTCTATCGGTCAGTCGAAACACCCGGAGGTCACCGTTATGGAAAGCCTTGCCGCCGAATACAAAAAGGTGGGCCAGCCGCTGAAGGAACGTATCGATCGGCTGTGGTTGGATTCGTTGCTGCGCTATGAATTTGCCAACAAAGGCATCAGTATGCTATTTGATTACGAGGTGACCACCGCCAACAACGACTCGCTCATTTATACCAATGCGCACGACCAGTCGGGCAAGGCTCCTGTATTCAACACTGATGACACCTACCGCTCGCCCATTTTTACCGATGTGGTGAACGACCCCGGCCAACTAAAGATCCGCTTCCCTGATAAGAACGCGCACATCATCAACACCATGACCTATATGCTATCGATCAGCGGCGGGTTACTATTGGTGCTGATATTCTGTTTTGGGTTCACACTGTTCTCCATCCTGCGTCAAAAGAAGATATCGGAAATGAAGACCGACTTCATTAACAACATGACCCACGAGTTCAAGACCCCGGTATCTACCATTATGATCGCCAGCGAGGCTTTGAAGGATAAGGAGATCATGGAGGATAAAGCGCGCGTGGGCAGGTTGGCCGACATTATTTATGAAGAGAACGCCCGCCTGGGTAGCCACATAGAGCGGGTACTGAACATTGCCCGCATCGAAAAGAACGACTTTAAGCTGGACAAACAGCCGATAGAGGTGAACGAGCTGATCATGGATGTATTGAGCAGCATGTCGTTAAGGTTGCAAAAAAGCAATGCCCATGTGGAGATGCATTTAGATGCTGAGGATGCCGTGATCGAAGCCGATGAGTTGCACTTCTCGAACGTGATCTTTAACCTGGTAGATAATGCCATTAAATACAGCCGCGATGAACCCCAGCTCACCATTACTACCCTCAACAAGGGCAATCAACTGGTGATCCGCGTGGCTGATAAGGGCATAGGCATGAGCCGCGATCAGCAGGCCAAGATATTTGAGCAGTTCTACCGGGTACCTACCGGTAACCTGCATGATGTAAAGGGCTTTGGCTTAGGCTTAAGCTATGTGAATACTATTGTTAAACGCCTGGAGGGTATGATCAGCGTGCGGTCGGAAAAAGAGAAAGGCTCTGAGTTCGAACTCAAATTTAATGTTGCTGCATGAAGAGAATACTACTTGTTGAAGATGATCCGAACCTGGGCACCCTATTACAGGACTACCTGCAATTGAAAGGAAAATTTGATGTGGTGCTTTGTAAGGATGGTGAGGCCGGTTTGCGCGAGTTCACCCAGCAAGAGTTCGACCTACTGATCCTCGATGTGATGATGCCCAAAAAGGACGGCTTTACCCTGGGTAAGGAGATACGTAAGATGAACGAGCATGTGCCCATCATCTTTGCCACGGCCAAAGGCATGATCGAGGACAAGACCCAGGCCTTCAACTTAGGCGGCGATGACTACATCACCAAACCTTTCCGTATCGAAGAATTGCTGTTACGCATCAACGCACTGCTCAAGCGTTCGGCCGCGGGCGCCAAGGAAGAAGAAAAGGCCACCCGCTTTAAGATCGGTAAATACGACTTTGATTTCACCTCGCAACTGATCACCTCCGATTCGGGCAACCAAAAACTATCCACCAAAGAGGCAGCCCTGTTACGTTTGCTTTGCCTGCACCAAAATCAGGTACTTACCCGCGAGGAGGCTTTGCTCAATATCTGGAACGACGACAATTACTTTAACGGCCGCAGTATGGACGTTTTTTTAAGCAAGATCCGCAAGTATTTAAAAGACGACCCCCGTGTCGAGATCATTAACGTACACGGGCGGGGCTACAAACTGCTGGTCAATTAAGTATAGCATTCTTCCCTAACGATACTTTTTACTTTTTTACTGGCTGGCGCTTAAGTTTGGCTTTTGGAAGGCCTGCTATACTATTGTGTAACAGCTTTTTCACAAGACCATCTGCGGCAATTGAATAAGTTTGTACAAAGCTATTCAACCACTAAAAAGTATGAAGAAACCATTACTATTCACGCTTCTTGCATCGGGTATAGGCCTTACGGCTATGGCCCAGGAATCCGTTGATGCAACGGCAGTACAAAAGATCCGCGAGGAGGGCCTTAACCACTCGCAGGTGATGAAGACCGCATTTTACCTAACCGATGTTGCCGGCCCACGTTTGTCTGGCTCACCAGGTTTGAAAAAGGCACAGAACTGGGCACTTGACCAACTAAAAAGTTATGGCTTAGCGAACGGCAAACTGGAGCCATGGGGTAAATTTGGCAAAGGCTGGCAGGTGAACAAAAATTATGCGGCCATCACGGTCCCGTATTACCATGCGATCATCGCCATCCCGAAGGCCTGGACCGGTAGTACTAAAGGCCCCGTTAAAGGCGAGGTGATGCTATTGAAGGTAGATACCGTTACCGATCTGCCTAAATATAAAGGTCAGCTGGCCGGCAAGATCGTGATCGTTGATAACAACGCCCCTGCACTGGTGCGCAGCAAAACTCCAGATCTTTCGCGCTATACTGATGATGAACTGGCTAAGATGGCCGCAGCTACGTCTACGCCTGCAGGCGGCAGGCGTAATGCAGGCAACCCACAAATGGCCGCTTTTATGGCTAACCGCGCAAGGGCTGCCGCCAAGCGCAATGCCATCAGCAACTTTTTACAAGCTGAGAACGTTGCGCTCATCCTGAGCCAGGGCCGCGGCACCGATGGTACCGTGTTCACCACCAATGGTGCATCATATGCCGATACCGCAAAAATGGCCTTGCCTGAGCTGGAGACCAGCGGCGAGGATTACCTGCGCATCGTACGTTTATTGCGTGCCGGCCAAAAAGTTCAAATGGAGGCGGATGTTCAGACCCAGTTCTTTACCGATGATCTGAAAGGCTACAACGTAGTGGCCGAAATACCAGGCACCGATAAAAAGTTGAAGGACCAGGTGGTGATGATCGGAGGGCACTTTGACTCATGGCATGCCGCTACCGGCGCTACCGACAACGCTGCGGGAAGTGCCGTGATGATGGAAGCCATGCGCATTCTGAAAGCCATTGGCTTTAAACCAAAACGCACCATCCGTGTAGCGCTGTGGAGTTCAGAGGAGCAGGGTCTGTTCGGTTCGCGTGGTTATGTGGCCGCACACTTTGGCAAACCCGATTCGGCGGCGAAAGCTGAGCGAGCCAAAGTATCTGCCTATTATAACTTAGACAACGGTACCGGTAAGATACGTGGCGTATACCTGCAAGGCAATGCAGCTGTTGGTCCTATTTTCCAAAGCTGGTTAGAGCCATTCAAAGACCTTGGCGCTACTACAGTGACCATCAGCAATACGGGAGGCACCGATCACCAGTCGTTCGATGCGGTGAATATCCCGGGCTTCCAGTTCATACAAGATGGCATGGACTACAATACCCGTACCCACCACAGCAACCAGGACACCTACGATCGCTTAGTGGAGGATGACCTGAAACAAGCGGCCACCATCATCGCCTCATTTGTGTACCACACCGCTCAACGTGCCGAGATGCTTCCACGCAAAGAAGCGCCAAAGGCCGGTACTAACTAAGATATCGTTTTAATTTTGATCATGAAGTCCCGCAGATCTTTTTCTACGGGGCTTTTTATTTATATTGGTGTCATGAAAAAAATGCCTATTCTTTTATCACTTATTGTTACAATGGGTTGTAATGCCAATAAAACAAAAAGCCTCTCTACTGATACTGTAGCTGTAGATACCATCAAAAAGATCTCGATGGTCGACTCAGCCAAACTCATGCTTGACAGTTCAGACTTTTATATGAGAAAAGGTGTAAAGAAAGAAATGAGTGTTGAAGCGACCCGGACGAAAGTGGGGATTTTCATGGATAAGTTCTTTAACATCTACGGCCAGCTTTCCCCAGCTGATACTGCGGAGGTATATGAATATCGGTTGAAGAGTTTAAATGAGCTTATAGACCTACAGGTTGAGCAAACTAAAAAGGAATCAAATAGATAATACAGGTGTGGACCGATGACCCGCCGCAATCATTTTACACGATCACCTTAAAGGCATCCTTCATCCTGCTCAATTTCGACTGGAACACCGTAGCCATAAGCAATGCCCGGCTTTTGGCTTCAGTAGCTACCGGCCCTTCAAAATGCTGGTCAACGGTGCTGTTAAATAGCTCGAGCCAGCGTTCAAAATGTTTTGGGGTAATAGGAAGCGGTGCATGCCGTGCAAAAGGGTTACCCCTGAAACCGGGCACACCGAACAAGGCGGCGTTCCAAAAGTCGTACATCTTATCTAGGTGAGGCTGCCAATCGTCATGCACCACATCAGCGAACACCGGTCCTAACAGGTCATCCTGCCGTACCTTGGTGTAAAAGTCATTCACCAGGAGTTTGATCTCGTCTTTACCCTTGATGTCCATAATTGTTGCTGATCAGGCCTCGTCAGAGGCATTTGGTTTTGACCGGGCACCGGCCAACTCACCCGTATGGGCCTTGATACGGCTGTAGAGATTTTCCTCATCCAGGGCATCCTCGATCTGACCCAGCACGCTAAGCAGGTTATGATCGGCTTGCGAGAGCAGGCGTTGTATCTCCTGTTTGATCAGGGCCAGTACAGGTGCCAGTTCGTCAAGCATACGCTTGCCTTTGGCTGTTAAGCAAACCATGCGCTTCCGCCCGTCGATCTGGTCTTTTTTTGCCGTAATAAGTTTGGCTTTTTGCATCTGATCCACAAATTGAACGATGGCCGGGTGCGTAAGACGCAACTCATCGGCAATGTCAACTATCGAGAGCACCTTGCGGCGGCTCAATAGCTCAAGCACCAGGAACCACTTGGCCTCAAAGTCGAAATCAAGTTCTTTATATATCTTGTTCACATCCTGTGCCAGTCGTTCGCTCAGCCGCTTTAAACGCGTAGCCATAGCTAACTCGGCCAGTTCAGAAATGAGGTCCATTGTTCAGTGTTAATACAGCTACCAATATACGTTTAAAATACAGTTTTTAGCTATTGCAGCAGCGTTGTGTAGAAAGGGTCCGTAAAATCTGCAGAGAAGTGTATGATGTTGTTCAAATGCACGAATTCATGCTTTTGATGCGTGGTGGTGAGTACTACGGCAGGCATCTGGGCGTTCAAAGCGGCCTCAGCCCCTTTGGGTACATCCTCAAATACCAGGCAATCTACCGGGTCAACCCCTAACAGCTCAGCAGCTTTTAAAAAGGTCTCCGGATGGGGCTTACTGAAGGTCACATCATCGGCACTTACCACGGCTTTAAAGTAATGACGGATGTTCAGGTTATGGATCACAAAATCGATATTGAATGGAATGGCGGCCGAAGCGATAGCCATGGGTATCTGTAACTCGTAAGCACGTTCCAGGAAACGGTCCAACCCGGGCAGCAGAGCCAACTGGGGCAGGTATTCTTCCTGGTAACGGCGCTCTTTGGCAAAGGATAATTCGGTCATTTCCTCAGCAGTAAATCGCTGCGGACCGAACACGCGCTCCAGCACTTCCTGGTTCTTGCCGTACATCTGCGCTTTAACCTCATCCCAGGTAAAATTGCCACCAAGTTCTTCATTAAATATCCGTTGCCATGCCCGGGTATGGTGATCCATGTCATTGATCATGGTGCCGTTCATATCAAATATCAGAGCCTTGGGTCGTTGTGTCATGGCCGCAAATAGGGAAAAATAGCAGGCATGGTCAAGTATAATTTTAATTAATGTTATAACAATGATATGGTGGTAAGGGCATTCGATCATGCATCGGGCAACTTTTTAGTAACTTGCGGTTCCTATTTTTAACAATGAAGTTCAGCAAGATCATTGCCTCCTGGGGCGGTATCGGTTATATCAAAGGTGGTGGCACGGTGGCAGCGGCGGTAACGTGTTTGATCATCTATTTGCTCCGCCAGCAAGGTAGTTTTGAGCACCTTTGGGTGCTTCCGGTAGCGGCGGTCATCATCACGCTGATCGGCATTTACACAGGAGACGTCGTAGAGGCCGATTGGGGCAAGGACAGCTCGCGCGTGGTGATCGACGAGGTGGCCGGGCAAATGATCAGCCTACTGCTCCTACCGCTAACTAACACCAACCTGGTCATTGGCCTCCTCCTGTTCCGTTTCTTCGACATTTTGAAACCCTTAGGGGTACGCAAAATGGAGGCCTTAAAAGGCGGTACCGGTGTGATGATGGATGATGTGTTGGCAGGGGTGTACGCCAATATCGTTCTACAGATACTGGTTCGCGTATTTAACCTTTAAGAGATGCATCTCGCTTTATTGCTCGTCGGCAGGTTTGCTTTTAAAGCGTGGCTTGAAGCCTAATTTCAAGGCAGGTGCCTCGGTCGGGTTTTCCTCTTTTTTCTCCTCTACTGGCTCAGGACTATCTGATGGAGTTGCGGGCAAAGGCTGCTCTTTAGCGGGATCGGTCGCCGGGCTTTCATCAGCTGACCGGGTAGTGGTCACGCCTGCTTTAAAGCGCGGTTTAAAACCCATTTTGGGTGCTGGTGAAGCAATATCTGATGTCGAGGTCTCATTCTTCACTTCAGCTTCAGCGATAGGCTCAACATCGGTTCCAGGCTCCGCTGGAACTTCCTCTTTTTGAACATCAACAGCCGGCTTAGTAGTGGTCACACCAGCTTTAAAACGAGGCTTGAAGCCCATTTTAGGTGCCGGGGTTACTTCGTTCGATGAAGTATCAGCTTGTACAGCCGTATCGGTATTTGGTGTAGCCGGACCATTGTCAGCTACTGGTTCGACGTTTTGTTCTGCGTCTTGTGTTGAAGGTTTAGTGTTGGTCACTTCGGCTTTGAACCGAGGCTTGAAGCCCATTTTTGGTGCAGCAGGCGGTTCATCAGATGGGGCATCTGCTTGTGCTGATGCAGGGGCCGGCTCTTCAGCAGGTTTGGCGGTGGTCACCCCAGCTTTAAAACGAGGCTTAAAGCCCACCTTAGCTACAGGTGCTGCTTGTTCTTGAGGCGCATCAGCATCTTTTGTAGGTTTTGATGGACCAGCTTCAGCTGTTGCCTCAGTTGTCGGTTCGGCAGGTTTAGACGTAATGACACCCGGTTTGAATCTCGGCTTGAAGCCTACCTTGGCCGTTGGTGCTTCGGCAGGTTTGGCTTCATTGGTCGATGGCGTTTCAGTTGCGGAGGCCTCCTTTGTTTTCGTTTCATCAGTAGCGGGAGTTGCCGTAGGGGATTTGAACCTTGGCTTGAAACCGCCCGGTTTGGGTCCTTCCTGGATCTGATCGGCCACAGGCGGAACAGTGAGCATATCGCTTACCGTTTGCTCGGCGATCTGGTTCTCCGGGCGCAGGCGTTCAGCTTTTACCTCGGGTGGCAGCGGGAACTGGTGACGCAGCTTATTGAACCAGAACTTTTTGGTATGGTCAAAGCTCTTTTCGCCCATTTGCTCGTAGTGTTCCTTAAATTCCGAAAATAGTCCCGGCTCACTTTGTTGTAAGCTGCTGAGGTCTATCTTCTTCTTTTTAAAAAACTCTTCGAACAATAACATGATCGTTAGATATTGATGTCCACATTCAGGTCCTTCCACCTTATGCCGGTAGTGGTTTGCTCCCAATTCTGCTTTTCCTCATCCGTGGCCTTCATCAGCGCCGGGAAGAACGTTAATGGGAATACCTGCTGTTTACCGTCAGGTTTTTCCACCAGCAACATATCATCCTGAAAAGATAATTTGATGTTGCCTTGCTGCTTACGTGAGGTGAATAGTGGCATGTTTATTTATCAACGTCATTGCGAGGAACGAAGCAATCTATGAAATATGCTTGGTCAATATGCCTAACGCAGAGGTTGCTTCGTGCCTCGCAATGACGAGTTTGGGTAATTATACTCCCCTCCTTTAACGGGGCCGAAGCTTACTCCGCCATGTTATGGTACACGGCCTGTACGTCGTCGTCCTCTTCCAGTTTGTCGATCAGCTTCAATACATCGGCTGCATCGGTCTCGCTGATCTCGGTGGTCGATAACGGGATACGCTCCAGCTTGGCCGACTTCAACTCGATGCCCATGCCCTCAAGGGTCTTTTGCATCTTGCCAAAATCTTCGTAAGCAGCGTGCAATACGGCTACGTCCTTACCTTCTTCGTCGCTCTCCACAAATAGCTCTTCCAGGCCGGCATCGATCAGTTCAAATTCCAATTCTTCCAGATCGCGTTCGCCCGGCTCAAAACGGAACACCGATTTACGGCTGAAGATGAAATCCAATGAACCTGTTTTACCGAGCGCGCCACCTACTTTAGTAAAATAGCTGCGTACGTTAGCCACGGTACGGTTGGTGTTATCAGTAGCGGTCTCTACCAGTACGGCCACACCGTGCGGGGCGTAACCTTCGTATACTAATTCCTCGTAATCTTTTTCGTCCTTGCTTGAAGCGCGTTTGATCGCCGCCTCTACACGATCTTTAGGCATGTTCACGGCCTTGGCATTTTGCATGGCCGTACGCAGGCGGGAGTTGCTCTCGGGATTAGGACCGCCATCTTTAACGGCCATCACGATCTCTTTGCCTAAACGTGTGAACTGCACGGCCATTTTGGCCCAGCGCTTAAATTTTCTCTCCTTACGGAACTCAAATGCTCTTCCCATTTATGTGTGAGTAGTTAACGGTAAATTGAACGTCCACACCTTAGACATGACCAGGTCATGCTGAGTTTGTTGAAGCCTATCGCATGTTCAGCTCTCAGACCAACAAGCGACCACTACAACAATGGGTATGAACAGATCACAAAACTAAAGTATTCTTTAGATTTTTCAGCATCTCGGCGGTCATCCGTTGCAGGTCGTATCGTAATTGCCAGTCCCAGTCCTTTTGAGCATAACTATCGTCAATGCTTTGAGGCCAGCTATCGGCAATGGCCTGGCGGGGGTCACGATCGGCATAGCTGATCTCGAATTCCGGCATCTCTGTCCTGATCGCGTCAGCCAGTTCGGCTGGGGTAAAGCTGATGCCCCCTAAGTTATAGCTTGAGCGGATGCTGATCCTTTCGGCCGGGGCGTCCATCAGCGTCAGCGTAGCGCGTATTGCATCGTCCATATACATCATCGGCAGGCGCGTATCGGCTGTTAGGAAGCTTTCATATCTTCCATCCTTAACGGCCTCATGGAAAATGTGTACGGCATAATCGGTTGTGCCGCCGCCCGGGGCAGCCTTCCAGCTGATCAGGCCGGGGTAGCGTATACTGCGGACATCTAACCCGTATTTAGCATGGTAGTACTCACACCAGCGTTCGCCGGCCAGCTTACTGAAACCATAAACCGTGTTAGGATCCATCACGCAATACTGAGGCGTATCTATACGTGGCGAATGCGGACCGAACACCGCGATAGAACTTGGCCAGAACACCTTTGCCGTTTTGAACTCTACCGCAAGGTCAAGCACATGGATGAGGCCGTTCATGTTAAGGTCCCAGGCCAGTTTGGGCTTTTGCTCGCCAGTGGCCGATAGTATGGCCGCCAGCAGGTATACCTGTGTAGGAGCATGTTCCTTGAAAACATGCAGCAGACTCTCCTTCTCCAGCACATTAGCGTACTCATACGGGCCATGCTCGCGCAGGGCGGTCGTTGGCTGGTTGATATCTGATGCGATCACTTGCTCGGCACCGTAGCGTGCGCGTAAGGCTGTCACCAATTCGGTACCGATCTGGCCATTGGCGCCGATCACTAATATCTTTTCGCTCATGCAGTATTTTATTTGGAGAGATACAAAACTACAAAAATGCTGCTAACAAGATCACATGCAGCCATTTTTACCGATCATCTTGTAACAACAGAACCTTTACCTCGCGTCGACCCGGATCAAGACCCGCTCACCATATCCAAATTATATTTGGCATTATGGATAGACACAGTGCTTCCATATCGCCTAAAAACCTCATTTATAAAGCGCTTAACCGGTTTTTGTTTACCAAAATGCCTAACTTAGCCAACTAATATTTAATTAATTACATAATTTATTCGAGACAAATGAAAGTCGCAGTAGTAGGTGCTACCGGTTTGGTAGGCACTAAAATGTTGCAGGTCCTTGAGGAGCGCAACTTCCCGGTAACCGAGTTGATCCCAGTGGCATCCCCAAAAAGTGTAGGTAAGGAAGTTACCTTTAAGGGTAAGCCATATAAGGTGGTACTTGCCGAGGATGCGATAAAGCAGAAGCCCGACCTGGCCTTGTTCTCGGCCGGCGGCAGCACTTCATTGGAGCAGGCCCCACTTTTTGCAGAGGCAGGCATCACCGTTATCGATAATTCATCGGCCTGGCGTATGGATCCTACCAAAAAGCTGGTAGTGCCCGAGGTAAATGCCGACGTACTTACCGCCGAGGACAAGATCATTGCCAACCCCAACTGCTCAACCATACAAATGGTGGTTGCCTTGAAACCCCTGCACGATAAATATAAGATCAAACGCGTGGTAGTATCTACCTACCAATCAGTGACCGGTACCGGCGTTAAGGCAGTGGATCAGCTGTTCAATGAGCGTAACGGCGTTGAAGGCCCTAAAGCTTACCCGTACCAGATCGACCTGAACGTGTTGCCGCACATCGATGTGTTCACCGAGAATGGCTACACCAAGGAAGAGATGAAA
This window harbors:
- a CDS encoding phosphatidylglycerophosphatase A family protein, whose amino-acid sequence is MKFSKIIASWGGIGYIKGGGTVAAAVTCLIIYLLRQQGSFEHLWVLPVAAVIITLIGIYTGDVVEADWGKDSSRVVIDEVAGQMISLLLLPLTNTNLVIGLLLFRFFDILKPLGVRKMEALKGGTGVMMDDVLAGVYANIVLQILVRVFNL
- a CDS encoding DUF2442 domain-containing protein, whose product is MPLFTSRKQQGNIKLSFQDDMLLVEKPDGKQQVFPLTFFPALMKATDEEKQNWEQTTTGIRWKDLNVDINI
- a CDS encoding YebC/PmpR family DNA-binding transcriptional regulator translates to MGRAFEFRKERKFKRWAKMAVQFTRLGKEIVMAVKDGGPNPESNSRLRTAMQNAKAVNMPKDRVEAAIKRASSKDEKDYEELVYEGYAPHGVAVLVETATDNTNRTVANVRSYFTKVGGALGKTGSLDFIFSRKSVFRFEPGERDLEELEFELIDAGLEELFVESDEEGKDVAVLHAAYEDFGKMQKTLEGMGIELKSAKLERIPLSTTEISETDAADVLKLIDKLEEDDDVQAVYHNMAE
- a CDS encoding NAD-dependent epimerase/dehydratase family protein; translation: MSEKILVIGANGQIGTELVTALRARYGAEQVIASDINQPTTALREHGPYEYANVLEKESLLHVFKEHAPTQVYLLAAILSATGEQKPKLAWDLNMNGLIHVLDLAVEFKTAKVFWPSSIAVFGPHSPRIDTPQYCVMDPNTVYGFSKLAGERWCEYYHAKYGLDVRSIRYPGLISWKAAPGGGTTDYAVHIFHEAVKDGRYESFLTADTRLPMMYMDDAIRATLTLMDAPAERISIRSSYNLGGISFTPAELADAIRTEMPEFEISYADRDPRQAIADSWPQSIDDSYAQKDWDWQLRYDLQRMTAEMLKNLKNTLVL
- a CDS encoding aspartate-semialdehyde dehydrogenase, with product MKVAVVGATGLVGTKMLQVLEERNFPVTELIPVASPKSVGKEVTFKGKPYKVVLAEDAIKQKPDLALFSAGGSTSLEQAPLFAEAGITVIDNSSAWRMDPTKKLVVPEVNADVLTAEDKIIANPNCSTIQMVVALKPLHDKYKIKRVVVSTYQSVTGTGVKAVDQLFNERNGVEGPKAYPYQIDLNVLPHIDVFTENGYTKEEMKMIKETQKIMGDNSIRVTATTVRIPVMGGHSESVNVEFEQDFDLDELRTLLSEAPGVVVVDDVANLKYPMPLDAHEKDEVFVGRLRRDETQPNTLNAWIVSDNLRKGAATNAVQIAEYLVAQKLVGEAVEA